Proteins encoded in a region of the Puniceicoccus vermicola genome:
- a CDS encoding type II toxin-antitoxin system VapC family toxin encodes MDFLADIEFVENIWRESLEGKTGDARRFAEANSRSSFAISVPTSIRLLASAGADGEEIVERFIKAFPVISFDEPLIARTASLFRAHDIPLETAIEGAIAKQNELKILTGSPLRYKALPGITVVNFRDADS; translated from the coding sequence ATGGATTTCCTCGCTGACATCGAATTCGTCGAAAACATCTGGAGAGAATCTCTGGAGGGAAAAACCGGGGACGCACGTCGATTCGCGGAGGCGAACAGCCGTTCGTCTTTTGCGATCAGCGTCCCGACCAGCATCCGCCTTCTCGCTTCCGCCGGTGCGGACGGCGAGGAGATCGTGGAGCGGTTTATTAAGGCTTTCCCTGTCATTTCCTTCGACGAGCCTCTCATCGCCCGCACAGCGTCCTTATTTCGCGCGCACGATATCCCACTCGAGACCGCAATCGAGGGGGCCATCGCCAAGCAAAACGAATTGAAGATTCTGACCGGGTCTCCGCTGCGCTACAAAGCGCTTCCCGGAATCACGGTGGTCAACTTCCGCGACGCGGATTCCTGA
- a CDS encoding quinone-dependent dihydroorotate dehydrogenase yields MDLFYEKILRPLFFRLGPERAHEYGRNFLQTLSTVQPACRLLAKFTQGRGESIELAGLKFPNHIGLAAGMDKDAEFVPAAAALGFGHVEVGTVTPKPQPGNPQPRLFRYPEHEAIVNRMGFNNHGMEAMGKRLRRLPAPGKRIAPVGVNIGKNKNTALEDAASDYLSCFEHLVDLADYFTVNVSSPNTEGLRELQEKDRLLEILGGLEERNRARKAGTVPIFLKIAPDLTFHQIGEILEVVAESGVAGLVATNTTIGRDSLPAGREYEHGGLSGSPLQLRSTQIIRFISRETGGKLPLIGVGGIHDSASAAEKLDAGAHLIQLYTGWIYRGPFFARTLARSLRFHRENW; encoded by the coding sequence ATGGATCTATTTTACGAAAAGATACTTCGTCCCCTTTTTTTTCGCCTCGGACCGGAGCGGGCGCATGAATACGGAAGAAATTTTCTGCAAACCCTCAGCACGGTTCAGCCGGCCTGTCGGCTTCTGGCGAAATTCACCCAAGGACGAGGAGAATCGATTGAATTAGCGGGTCTGAAGTTTCCGAACCACATCGGTCTCGCCGCTGGGATGGACAAGGACGCTGAATTTGTTCCCGCCGCTGCTGCCCTCGGGTTCGGTCATGTCGAGGTTGGCACCGTGACTCCGAAGCCGCAGCCGGGCAATCCTCAGCCGCGCCTGTTCCGCTATCCCGAGCACGAGGCGATTGTGAACCGGATGGGTTTCAACAATCACGGCATGGAGGCGATGGGCAAGCGGCTGCGCCGACTCCCGGCTCCCGGCAAGAGAATCGCTCCAGTCGGAGTCAACATCGGCAAGAACAAGAATACGGCCCTGGAGGACGCGGCGTCGGATTACCTCTCGTGTTTTGAGCACCTGGTCGACCTTGCCGACTATTTTACCGTCAACGTCAGCAGCCCGAACACCGAAGGTCTGCGGGAGTTGCAGGAGAAGGACCGCCTTCTGGAGATTCTTGGAGGCTTGGAAGAGCGCAATCGGGCGCGTAAGGCTGGAACCGTCCCCATCTTTCTGAAAATTGCTCCCGATCTCACTTTTCACCAAATTGGCGAAATCCTCGAGGTCGTCGCCGAGAGTGGGGTGGCCGGATTGGTGGCAACCAATACCACCATCGGTCGCGATTCCCTGCCAGCGGGCCGGGAATACGAGCATGGTGGCCTCTCAGGGAGCCCTCTTCAGCTACGTTCTACCCAGATCATCCGCTTCATCTCCCGTGAGACCGGTGGAAAGCTACCCCTCATCGGAGTGGGAGGAATCCACGATTCCGCCTCGGCTGCGGAGAAGCTCGATGCCGGTGCCCATTTGATTCAGCTCTACACCGGCTGGATCTATCGCGGTCCCTTCTTTGCCCGCACCCTTGCCCGCTCTCTCCGCTTCCATCGGGAGAACTGGTAG